The sequence TCTGAGGATTTGCCATCGCGAACAGGGTTTGATCGATCGGACAAGGAGTCTGCCAGGGGGGTGTGCAAGGAGTTCGTCGACAAAAGCAGCGGAAAATCCCTTCAGCGACGACGCAATGGCGAATGGGAGGGCGGATCTAGACTGCGTCGCGGGTATTGGTGTGACTTGGACGCATTAGCAGGTTGGATGCGACCAACCACCAGGCCAAGAAAGCTTCCCGCCTGCTGCAACCAAGACTGCCAACTCACAGCCGCACCCACTCCACCTTCTCAACCCACTCGCTTGCTCCTCTTTCGCTCCCTCTCGCCCTACTCTCTCTCGCCTCGCAAACCACCCCATCCCGATCCGAGTCGCCGCCCATCGCCATCGTTTCCGACTCCAATCCCTCGCTATCATCGTCGCAAACTTCGCAAACACGTCGCCATCGTTTCTGTCTGCCTTCTGTCCTTTCTATGTCATTCAGAGCCGGCCGTCTCGACCCCTCTTACCGTGCTTACCGCTCTTTGCGCCTGGGCGCCTCGCCTCACAGATCATCTGCCCGACACCGGATTGACTGCAAATTTTCCACCatttttttcgtttttcaCGCGTCAAATCGCAGAAAATACGTGACTCGGTGATAATTGGTTTTCCATACGCCCTTTTCAAGATGAATCCGACGCGACATCCGCCGCCTTTACGCATATACCAGGATTCCCCCCAGCCAGCAAACCAGACCTCCGCCCATTCCTCCACACAACACCCTCCCACTCATCCCAAACATCTTCAGCCGTCTCCTATGCCCCTTCAGGCAATTCATAATGTCAACGCGAATCGAAATATTGTACTAGACCCCCCGTCAAAGGACCCAAAGCCTCAGTCACCCGTCAAGCCTCAGCAGAGGTCCAATGCGACTGGCTCCGAACAAGGGAAACTTGGCTTTGTTCCGATTTCTGCACCTCACACGGCTCGACTGCCCCAGGGATCTCCCTCGAAGAAGTCCCAATCCTATCCATATCCTAGTATTGCTATGCAGCCGGCAAGAATGCCTTTGTTTACCACATTCTCCAGTGTCCCTGACCCTCAACCTCAGTTGCCGGCGAAGCCAATCATTCATGAGACCTTTACAGAAGTCGCTACTACTCCATATGAGACACAGAACCCGACCAAACACCCTCTAACAGAGACCTCAACGCTGAAGGATCGCTCGTCGAAGAAGCTGAAACGCGAAGAGAAACAAGTTGTCCAGCTTCCAGCGCCTCATGAGATGCCTCCAGTCGAAGACGATGGCGCCAAGCCGCCGTACAGCTACGCGATTCTCATCGGCATGGCTATCCTACGCGCTCCCAATCGACGCCTGACGCTTGCCCAAATCTACAAGTGGATCTCAGATAACTTTTCATTCTATCAATCCAGCGACTCTGGCTGGCAGAACAGCATTCGTCACAATCTCAGCCTAAATAAGGCATTTGTCAAGCAGGAGCGCCCGAAAAATGATCCTGGCAAGGGAAACTATTGGACAATTGTCCCAGGAATGGAACTTCAATTCCTTAAAGATAAGCCAATCAATCGTCCGCCCATCATGTCAACTCTTCCTTTGACTCAGCCGGCTGCACGGATCCCCCGGCTACAGCCGCATCCTCCGGAATCTCAACGAGTGGAATTCCAGCCAAGTCGCCCTCCCGTCAACACGTCTATGCCGCCACCAGAACGCATCTCTCCAGCCAGCCAGGATATTTCTTCCGATGCAACAATACCCGCTTCCGATCCAGCACTTCAGGAGGACAGTAGCGAAGAAGTTATCTCGACTGCGCACCCCTCAGTTGCCGCTGCACGCTCTTCTCCCCTTCAAGCAATCCGTTCGTCTCCACCTGTTCCGCCCCCTGTTTTCCGTCGCGAAGCCACACCTCCAACTCCATCCCGCCCGGCCACCGCAACCGTGCCTGGATCTCGTTCAAGAAAACGTAAGCTGTCCATCATGAATGACAGTGGCTACTTCTCTTCTTTGGAGTCCTCTGTCATGAGACCACACAAATCAGAACATCTCTTGACTTCTGACTTGGATATTGAGCCTCCACGGATCAAAGCCGGACGcgctgaagaagagatagcACGCATTCGTAGCTCATCGCATGATATTAGCCCCATCCGCTGTGCTTCGCTGAGAGAGACTACTCATCTTCTGGGCTCCTCACCATTACGCAACGAATTTATGCAGATGGTGCCCCCTCCATTGACTCCTGCAATTAAATTCAAAAAACCGCCAAAACCGCCACCGTCTCTTTCACCCAACACCAACCTCCGTAACCATCGTAAGAAGATACAGCAGATGGTTAACTCTCCAATCAAGCATCTCGGGCTGGCAGATGATGTTCTTCCTTGGAGCCCAGCGTTCAATCTTCAGGATGAGGCGTTGGTGCATGATACATTGAACGGCACCCCGTTCTTTGATATATTTTCTGACCACTTCGGTCCTTCCCTTTCTACTCCCACTTTGGGTTCTCCTGAAAAAAGATCCGCAAAACGCGATCGATTCAGTTCCAGTGTGCTGGCAGACATCACAGCTGTTAACGGAAATACACGTTTGAATACGCCATTTTCACGGCTTTCGAAAGCTAAGGCTGGGAAATATTATGAGTCCCCCTGTAAGAGGACCGATAACTATGTTGAGAATTCCCACGAggacttcttttctttcaattTATTTAGCGAAGATGCACTAGGAGAAGTTGACGGAATCGACCTTCTCCAAGGTTTTGAAAAAATTGGAAAGCCTGTTAAAGAGGAGCAGTCTCCAAAACGAGTTCTGGGAGGTGGTCGTAAAAGTGTCGGACAAAAGGGCTAAGCAAGCCTCGGTCGCTCCTTGAAAGCTTTCTTGGGATTTTAACGTCGGATTGGGTCTATTCGCTCACTTTTGGGTCCCTGGATCTTGGACCTCtcagttttctttttttttttaatattttcttttttgctttttgagCTTCCTGCCGTTGGATGGGGCTATGGATACACTTGGAGTCTTGTTCTTGATTGCTTTTCTATTGATTCAGTTGTGCTCTGTTGGACATGTTTTTGTCTCGTTGCATGGTCGCGCGTCAGGTTTTATGCCCCTTCTTCCGGCGCTCGGCAAGTTCC is a genomic window of Coccidioides posadasii str. Silveira chromosome 3, complete sequence containing:
- a CDS encoding uncharacterized protein (EggNog:ENOG410PHR6~COG:K~BUSCO:4317at33183); its protein translation is MNPTRHPPPLRIYQDSPQPANQTSAHSSTQHPPTHPKHLQPSPMPLQAIHNVNANRNIVLDPPSKDPKPQSPVKPQQRSNATGSEQGKLGFVPISAPHTARLPQGSPSKKSQSYPYPSIAMQPARMPLFTTFSSVPDPQPQLPAKPIIHETFTEVATTPYETQNPTKHPLTETSTLKDRSSKKLKREEKQVVQLPAPHEMPPVEDDGAKPPYSYAILIGMAILRAPNRRLTLAQIYKWISDNFSFYQSSDSGWQNSIRHNLSLNKAFVKQERPKNDPGKGNYWTIVPGMELQFLKDKPINRPPIMSTLPLTQPAARIPRLQPHPPESQRVEFQPSRPPVNTSMPPPERISPASQDISSDATIPASDPALQEDSSEEVISTAHPSVAAARSSPLQAIRSSPPVPPPVFRREATPPTPSRPATATVPGSRSRKRKLSIMNDSGYFSSLESSVMRPHKSEHLLTSDLDIEPPRIKAGRAEEEIARIRSSSHDISPIRCASLRETTHLLGSSPLRNEFMQMVPPPLTPAIKFKKPPKPPPSLSPNTNLRNHRKKIQQMVNSPIKHLGLADDVLPWSPAFNLQDEALVHDTLNGTPFFDIFSDHFGPSLSTPTLGSPEKRSAKRDRFSSSVLADITAVNGNTRLNTPFSRLSKAKAGKYYESPCKRTDNYVENSHEDFFSFNLFSEDALGEVDGIDLLQGFEKIGKPVKEEQSPKRVLGGGRKSVGQKG